Proteins encoded in a region of the Acidimicrobiia bacterium genome:
- the mnmA gene encoding tRNA 2-thiouridine(34) synthase MnmA: MKVLVAMSGGVDSSVAAAMMVEAGHDVIGVTLKLWEGPGGAMPTAGCCTVSDSEDARRVAAQLDIPYYVLNYTDRFKTGVVDRFLDDYLHGRTPNPCIECNRTVKFDHLLDQAGEFNCDLVVTGHYAQNTYRDGFWRLARGVDADKDQSYVLAMLGQQELEQVQFPVGVQTKAETREIAAGLGLRTAAKPDSQDICFVGDGDYRDFVRKHSDEAERPGVMVDTAGNVVGEHEGIINFTVGQRKGLGVTFGEPRYVVEVKPESSTVVIGQRSDLAVRSIVLDQVTWVTGDPPDRPAVTVQYRAHGEANPAVFAMEDDQVLVHFDRTQYGIATGQTAALYDGDEVVGSGIIVA; the protein is encoded by the coding sequence GTGAAGGTGCTGGTCGCCATGTCGGGGGGCGTCGACTCGTCGGTGGCGGCGGCCATGATGGTCGAAGCCGGACATGACGTCATCGGGGTCACCCTCAAGTTATGGGAAGGCCCAGGCGGCGCTATGCCAACCGCCGGCTGTTGCACGGTGTCGGACTCCGAGGATGCCCGACGGGTCGCTGCCCAACTCGATATTCCGTATTACGTGCTCAACTACACCGACCGCTTCAAGACCGGGGTCGTCGACCGGTTCCTCGATGACTACCTCCATGGACGGACCCCCAACCCGTGCATCGAATGCAACCGGACGGTGAAGTTCGACCACCTGCTTGACCAGGCGGGGGAGTTCAACTGCGACCTCGTCGTGACCGGTCACTACGCCCAGAATACGTATAGGGACGGGTTCTGGCGTTTGGCCCGTGGGGTCGATGCCGATAAGGATCAGTCGTACGTCTTGGCGATGCTCGGCCAGCAAGAACTAGAACAAGTTCAGTTCCCGGTTGGGGTCCAGACCAAGGCCGAGACCCGGGAGATCGCCGCCGGGTTGGGATTACGGACGGCCGCCAAGCCCGACAGCCAGGACATCTGTTTCGTGGGTGACGGTGATTATCGGGACTTTGTCCGCAAGCATTCGGATGAGGCGGAGCGTCCCGGGGTTATGGTCGACACGGCCGGCAACGTGGTCGGCGAGCACGAGGGCATCATCAACTTCACGGTCGGCCAGCGCAAAGGTCTCGGCGTCACGTTCGGCGAGCCCCGCTACGTCGTCGAGGTCAAGCCCGAGTCGTCAACGGTCGTGATCGGTCAACGATCCGATCTGGCAGTGCGTTCAATCGTGCTCGATCAGGTCACCTGGGTGACCGGCGACCCGCCCGATCGCCCCGCCGTCACCGTGCAATATCGCGCCCACGGCGAAGCCAACCCGGCCGTGTTCGCGATGGAGGATGATCAGGTGCTCGTGCATTTCGATCGCACCCAGTACGGCATCGCTACCGGGCAGACGGCCGCGTTGTATGACGGTGACGAGGTGGTCGGGTCGGGCATCATCGTCGCCTGA